The following nucleotide sequence is from Fundulus heteroclitus isolate FHET01 chromosome 24, MU-UCD_Fhet_4.1, whole genome shotgun sequence.
AAGGAAGTTCTAGGGTAGCTCCACAGGTGTGAGCAACAGGCCTTCTATTAAGCCCAGTTTCAGTGTTGAAACAAATGAGAATTTTGTCAACACAGATTACAGAAGAGCCGGTGCAGAAACGCAGTATTTTTTCAGCCTTGTCTTCATCAGCATTTTTTACAAAACGTTGAAGGTGGTTAAAGGTTGTCTGTTCTCTCTGGGACAGCGTCACATTTGCTGATTCAAACAGCTGTAACAGTCTTTTACCTGAGGCCTTCTTTTTTTCATACAAAGACAACAGACTTTTCTTGTCAGCAAGTTCCACTTGTACACATGCCATGGATGTGGAGAAGCAATCCAATATATACTTTGGCTCTTGAAGAATTGCCTTGTGAGCCATGGTTTCAATGGCCTGCTGAATGTTCTCATTGGGAGGCAGGAAGTGGGACCCCATCCTTGTGAAGAGGTCTAGCAAGTCCTCTTCATCACCTTGATCCATGGTGCCCTGTAGAGCCTTCTCAACAGCTGATCTCTCTACTAGAGGGAGGTAGTTGAGAAATGATGGGATCAATACATCATCATCCACTGATTCAATTCCATGGACACAAGCTAAAATGAAAGCTTTCGATAGCCTCACTGGAATGACTCCATGGTCTAGAAATCCTTTGACCCAAATGTGTCCAATGGCTTGCCATTCAGACTCACAAAAGTCAGGCCTCAACCTGGGAACTCGCTCTGTTTCACCCTCACACTGTTCCAAAAACTGCTCCCAAAATGCAGTGTAAACCTCCCTTGATACCCCAGCATCATCGATTGCTCTTTCATTCACAAACTCCATTTTTAAAGTCTGATTCCAAAGGTTGTTTTCCATAAACACAGCCAAAAGATCTTCCACAACCTTGATCCTGCGAATTGACACATGTAGATGGTTTGCTAGATTTTCTGAGTTACCAGCTGAAACAGATTGGGGCAGTAGACCGCTTGAACTTGGGTGAGAATCTTCGGGTGGAATCAAGCCAGAGTCCTGGGTAAAAGATAAAGCAATAACCATTattaacaacacagatacaaataTGAGATTTCTACAAACAGATTGGACATTTGTTTGTTAATATTCTCTTCATTACTATGTTATGATTACCAAGCTAATTTGTAGAACTTTGGAAGATCTGGTGGAACACTAACCCTTCTGCTTAATCCATACTTTAATACTttcatatgattttttttaattaaatagaaaataccaattcaattaaatgaaaaatatatattcaattcaataaaaaaatatgtattcaaTTCAAAAGATGTAATAATTGcatgacctttaaaaaaaaggtggtaCTGAGTTGTTCATTACAGAGGAGAAAATGAGCTCTGGGTTGTATTGACTGTGTCCATTTCACCTGGCCAGTTTGTCCTGCCTCCATATTACTGGTTTGCATTTGTGATGAGAAGAGACTCCTGGCTGAAGGCAACAGTATCGGGGAACCGTGTCCAAAGGGACTGCTGAGATCGTCCTGAATGACAAAGTTGTACAGTATTGTAATATATAAAGTTATGTTTGATTACAGCACACAACACAAGTGTTAAACTATTCATACCTTTGCCTTAAGATAGATATTTATTTCACAGTTGATTAAAAATACATCACAAAAAAACTATGTAAATTCTACCAATTAATATGTTACTATTTTACCTCAATTCAAATGTCACATATCACTTCTATAAGTATCTAAATCGTATCACGCCAAAGTGTTTCTGATCTTACCTGTACAACTTCTTCAGTGTTGTCATAATTTAGTGTTACAACGACTATGTCACTGTCATCATCCAATCCAATTAGGTCCTCTTCAGGATTCCATACAACCGTGTCTCCCTCATCCATGTGTGGAACAGATCCAGAATTTTCAGA
It contains:
- the LOC118557763 gene encoding uncharacterized protein LOC118557763, with amino-acid sequence MEDDLYHFLRSRDVPEEDIMHMQRDKVDKAVLSIMTDEQMTNYITSYGDRIAVLSFCQQSTLIAEKDTLLQNLRDKIGARKMRSRTKRAVCSTSGLFQMQGVEMARGRSKAAGRSSRKIEIGWLHFHIDEYQQVRTRNGGGTRHATVDKTTTVSQILEMGKELFFPDGTSTKGVIEDFLFEVCDFQKNRISLDETVGSLYEKTKLKLLRFYMCTKKEETVQFSSEEDCQSPEQPNDMDSTPTARKGSFGEMEDCDDQTLNHLDSSYNHSGVVDFTDPPHSGSTPRQPQPFSSENSGSVPHMDEGDTVVWNPEEDLIGLDDDSDIVVVTLNYDNTEEVVQDDLSSPFGHGSPILLPSARSLFSSQMQTSNMEAGQTGQDSGLIPPEDSHPSSSGLLPQSVSAGNSENLANHLHVSIRRIKVVEDLLAVFMENNLWNQTLKMEFVNERAIDDAGVSREVYTAFWEQFLEQCEGETERVPRLRPDFCESEWQAIGHIWVKGFLDHGVIPVRLSKAFILACVHGIESVDDDVLIPSFLNYLPLVERSAVEKALQGTMDQGDEEDLLDLFTRMGSHFLPPNENIQQAIETMAHKAILQEPKYILDCFSTSMACVQVELADKKSLLSLYEKKKASGKRLLQLFESANVTLSQREQTTFNHLQRFVKNADEDKAEKILRFCTGSSVICVDKILICFNTETGLNRRPVAHTCGATLELPCTYSSYPDFRTEFDNILSSNYFEMDII